The following are encoded in a window of Colletotrichum lupini chromosome 3, complete sequence genomic DNA:
- a CDS encoding alpha-L-fucosidase: MAAVKNGLGRAIELHKVALVKMKGFSSFNALSALYFSSLALGAVTNSTSSGNSVALDLTPLFNNKAFGTQPGEASFDALNQSFPEPTVGPDFVSTDTGIQYSFPGYTGPTDPDNLICTGQKISVPQNGSYFSASFLVAGDVEGATVSGNVSFNYADNTTSEYELRTLNWFSFLTINRGEIIFPSRYTANGSDFNTSHIFERTTALPPGKKLTSIILPDKNNATEGRLHVFAITLWQQTPDVAVQSVRPTQKWIGNGTQVVEVTVNNAGSKCVSGDGLKITLTGDGFITTSPGHLKRLCPGDQKVVVVGTNGASAGPVNIAVHVDDGSVRKQTPFADVEIGLTEWTADGESLSKHESPEWFDDAKYGIFIHWGPYSVTGWGNSTPYESYAEWFWWYSTHHPEGDRSNFYQYRLDTYGPDWAYDDTFPEFNASKFDAKEWVDLFADAGAKYFVLTTKHHDGFALFDAGATSNRSSIHYGPKRDLLKELFDAAKTYQPELKRGTYFSLPEWFNPDFGPYGFVQFPTPSAVSWPGVLASNPYTGELEPYTGRVPVNDFITDLMVPQMETLAYDYGTDIMWCDCGAANGTQDFAATWWNKARAEGRQVAINSRCGIPEAADFDTPEYQTFASAQRRKWESNRGMDPYSYGYNRATKPEEYMNATTIVYSLVDMVSKNGNFLLDIGPKADGTIVQAEMDNLREAGKWIKAHEEAIFNTTYWFVQSEIVGGPDVRFTQTDEAFYTVFLEEPTVVDGWVSIEAPIPVVEGDSISLLSVEGAEDLEWEISGSGVSTELKIKVEEALIEAEQFGWVFKVLYAA; this comes from the exons ATGGCAGCCGTTAAGAATGG TCTAGGCAGAGCAATTGAGCTTCACAAAGTTGCGCTTGTCAAGATGAAGGGATTCAGCAGCTTTAATGCTCTCTCGGCGCTGTATTTCAGCAGTCTTGCGCTCGGAGCGGTGACCAATTCGACTTCCTCTGGT AACTCCGTCGCTCTCGACCTGACCCCCCTCTTCAACAACAAAGCATTCGGTACTCAACCTGGAGAGGCCTCATTCGATGCCCTCAACCAATCCTTTCCCGAGCCGACCGTGGGCCCGGACTTTGTCTCAACCGACACGGGCATCCAGTACAGCTTCCCGGGCTATACCGGCCCCACGGACCCCGACAACCTCATCTGCACCGGTCAAAAGATCTCGGTCCCGCAGAACGGCTCCTACTTCTCCGCCTCATTCCTCGTCGCGGGAGACGTTGAAGGCGCCACAGTCAGCGGGAACGTGTCTTTCAACTACGCCGATAATACCACATCTGAGTACGAGCTTCGCACGCTCAACTGGTTCAGCTTCCTGACCATCAACCGCGGAGAGATCATCTTCCCTAGTCGGTACACGGCCAACGGTTCCGATTTCAACACCTCGCACATCTTTGAACGGACCACTGCGCTGCCGCCTGGAAAGAAGCTTACCTCAATCATTCTGCCGGACAAGAATAACGCGACCGAAGGTCGCCTCCACGTCTTCGCTATTACCCTGTGGCAGCAAACCCCGGATGTGGCGGTTCAGTCGGTGAGACCGACGCAGAAGTGGATCGGTAACGGAACGCAGGTTGTGGAAGTCACTGTCAACAATGCCGGGTCAAAGTGCGTCTCTGGCGACGGCCTCAAGATTACGCTTACTGGAGATGGGTTCATCACTACGAGCCCTGGGCACTTGAAGCGATTGTGCCCGGGAGACCAAAAAGTTGTTGTCGTCGGAACCAATGGCGCATCGGCCGGTCCTGTGAACATTGCTGTCCACGTGGACGACGGCAGTGTCCGAAAGCAGACCCCTTTTGCCGACGTTGAGATTGGCTTGACCGAATGGACTGCCGACGGCGAGAGTCTGTCCAAGCATGAAAGCCCAGAATGGTTCGATGATGCTAAGTATGGCATCTTCATCCACTGGGGCCCGTATTCCGTCACAGGTTGGGGCAATTCGACACCGTACGAGAGCTACGCCGAGTGGTTCTGGTGGTACTCTACCCACCACCCCGAAGGCGATCGTTCCAACTTCTACCAATACCGCCTTGACACCTACGGCCCCGATTGGGCTTACGATGATACCTTCCCAGAGTTCAACGCGTCCAAGTTCGATGCTAAGGAATGGGTTGACCTCTTCGCCGACGCCGGCGCCAAGTACTTTGTCCTCACGACAAAGCACCACGACGGCTTCGCCCTCTTCGATGCCGGAGCGACTTCCAACCGCTCATCAATCCACTACGGTCCCAAACGTGATCTGCTGAAGGAGCTCTTCGACGCTGCGAAGACCTACCAGCCCGAATTGAAGCGGGGTACCTACTTCTCGCTCCCCGAGTGGTTCAACCCAGACTTTGGCCCCTATGGCTTCGTCCAGTTCCCCACGCCATCAGCTGTCTCCTGGCCCGGTGTGCTAGCCTCCAACCCATACACTGGGGAGCTTGAGCCCTACACCGGCCGCGTTCCCGTCAACGACTTCATCACCGACCTTATGGTGCCTCAAATGGAGACCCTTGCCTACGACTACGGCACGGACATCATGTGGTGCGACTGCGGCGCCGCCAACGGCACGCAAGACTTCGCGGCGACGTGGTGGAATAAGGCCCGCGCCGAGGGCCGTCAGGTCGCCATCAACTCCCGCTGCGGCATTCCAGAGGCGGCTGACTTTGACACCCCCGAGTACCAGACCTTTGCGTCCGCGCAACGACGCAAGTGGGAGAGCAACCGCGGCATGGACCCCTACAGCTACGGATACAACCGCGCGACGAAGCCCGAGGAGTACATGAATGCCACTACGATCGTGTACTCTCTCGTTGACATGGTATCCAAGAACGGCAACTTCTTGTTAGACATTGGTCCCAAGGCAGATGGTACTATCGTTCAGGCTGAGATGGATAACCTGCGTGAGGCGGGCAAGTGGATCAAGGCCCATGAGGAGGCCATCTTCAACACCACGTACTGGTTTGTGCAGAGTGAGATTGTTGGTGGTCCGGATGTGAGGTTCACCCAGACGGATGAGGCTTTCTACACAGTCTTCTTGGAAGAGCCGACCGTGGTTGACGGCTGGGTTTCTATCGAGGCACCAATTCCCGTCGTTGAAGGAGATTCGATTAGTCTTCTCAGCGTCGAAGGTGCTGAGGACCTCGAGTGGGAGATTAGCGGGTCAGGAGTGAGCACCGAGTTAAAGATCAAGGTGGAAGAGGCTCTTATTGAGGCCGAACAGTTCGGCTGGGTTTTCAAGGTTCTTTACGCAGCATGA